In one window of Syngnathus scovelli strain Florida chromosome 22, RoL_Ssco_1.2, whole genome shotgun sequence DNA:
- the LOC125992285 gene encoding zinc finger protein 11, producing the protein MEALHRAEHDSPLLLPSLRLFIPPLRLVSAAMWQVVQRGDVRDYGTVEEFVSTVTDILPELLNPDQKAQLLLGLRARMVVDLCRSEENPERETIEVHLERIKGLISTWASQPCFAEVQFAKSNFVDQIELLLKDPEERDKFFQEAFPTAFGPEYDSALQVLMLDFLSRLDKLLPVPDLQQTAAMLSNVPEALDECVHSVPDPPHLKAALLHHSALGHFDLTDDSQSILSSFGNCILSSLSLPQLEKVVIDADHIQLRSPAEQMAGCVTVQVEGETVTLLDYIHIEEAPGLMEPAPQEGEEQDKEEEGEEADDDDASLKPAAFQPLKQSKRLQLKRQAAQAEKDDDDDDDRSAKHQRKKHPNNKTCPVCGKSFLRAAAMRRHQETHSENRELKYKCDRCDKRFRDQYDMKRHNMRVHERDDDDAEDEAAPAEPEPPEMPGDKNCALCGKYIARKVDMERHMTSHSEDRPHECSFCDKRFKTRYVLKRHQKEFCKSQGLKSHDEQSPDPRPATSAEGKVCPICSRTLPCSADMDKHLRSHTEERPFICVGCDKGFKYRDTLKKHQIIHGHEGVREEASKSTEEILAQAEKNPESAAGDAPEAQTARGKAPKACPVCAGSFDNVKTLNRHIQSHTQERPFHCVHCKRRFKHLHGLKRHQIYAICHKKTARCPWKKEAKAGPSHGDGQQLQIPVWCSNCGKHFEVLSALKEHQEKVCKADLRDVMTCGACGKEFKSLTMLKVHQRIHDPLYCKECGKILASQAAFERHLLMHRPMACTMCDKTFTLMRRLREHYEKQHAFSGPYPCSQCDKSFSQLSYLAVHQRIHKGEFPFACDSCPARFRSSNCLTVHQRKHTGERPFLCWQCGKCYRSASELTVHMGTHSEARPWACAQCPAAYRTKQQLGNHVAQVHVGVRYPCASCGKQFMKETSLKRHELIHTGERPYQCTVCGKTFLTANELRLHTRYHTGERPYKCDVCGKAFIQSGYLKSHVRIHTGEKPFKCDVCGKAFRMSYHMKKHRRTHATKAAKTAKVKTYACDRCDLAFLHKKALWEHAAAHPVKMEQTFAQVRIEFQ; encoded by the exons ATGGAAGCGTTGCATCGCGCCGAACACG ATTCTCCTCTCCTGCTGCCCTCCCTGCGCCTCTTCATCCCGCCTCTGCGCCTGGTGTCGGCCGCCATGTGGCAGGTTGTGCAGCGCGGCGACGTGCGGGACTACGGCACGGTGGAGGAGTTTGTCAGCACAGTCACCGACATTTTACCCGAGCTGTTGAATCCCGACCAGAAGGCACAGTTGCTGCTGGGTCTCCGGGCACGG ATGGTTGTGGATTTGTGTCGGTCCGAGGAGAACCCGGAGAGGGAAACCATTGAGGTGCATTTAGAACGAATCAAAGGCCTCATATCGACATGGGCATCTCAG CCGTGCTTTGCCGAGGTCCAGTTTGCCAAATCCAACTTTGTGGATCAGATCGAGCTACTGCTGAAAGACCCTGAAGAGCGGGACAAGTtctttcag GAGGCATTTCCAACTGCCTTTGGGCCAGAATATGACAGCGCCCTGCAAGTGCTCATGTTGGACTTCCTCTCCAGGCTGGATAAGCTTCTGCCTGTCCCGGACCTCCAGCAG ACGGCCGCCATGTTGAGCAATGTCCCGGAGGCCCTGGACGAGTGCGTCCACTCTGTTCCCGACCCGCCTCATTTGAAGGCGGCGCTCTTGCACCACTCTGCGCTCGGACATTTTGATTTAACCG ACGACTCTCAGAGCATCCTGTCCTCCTTCGGGAACTGCATCCTGTCCTCGCTGTCCCTCCCGCAGCTGGAGAAGGTGGTCATCGACGCCGACCACATCCAGCTGCGCTCGCCCGCCGAGCAGATGGCGGGATGCGTCACGGTGCAGGTGGAGGGTGAGACGGTCACGCTCTTGGACTACATCCACATTGAGGAGGCGCCTGGCTTGATGGAGCCCGCCCCTCAGGAGGGTGAAGAACAAGacaaagaggaggagggagaggaagCGGACGACGACGACGCTTCGTTGAAGCCGGCGGCGTTCCAACCGCTCAAGCAGAGCAAGCGTCTGCAGCTGAAGAGGCAAGCGGCCCAGGCGGAgaaagacgacgacgacgacgacgacagaTCGGCCAAGCATCAGAGGAAGAAGCACCCCAACAACAAGACGTGCCCCGTGTGCGGCAAGAGCTTCCTGCGCGCCGCCGCCATGAGGCGCCACCAGGAGACGCACTCCGAGAACCGCGAGCTCAAGTACAAGTGCGACCGCTGCGACAAGCGCTTCCGCGACCAGTACGACATGAAGCGCCACAACATGCGAGTCCACGAGCGAGACGACGACGACGCAGAGGACGAGGCGGCGCCGGCCGAGCCCGAGCCTCCGGAGATGCCCGGCGACAAAAACTGCGCCCTCTGCGGCAAGTACATTGCACGCAAGGTAGACATGGAGCGCCACATGACGTCGCACTCGGAAGACCGGCCGCACGAGTGCTCCTTTTGCGACAAGCGGTTCAAGACCCGCTACGTCCTCAAGCGACACCAGAAGGAGTTCTGCAAGAGTCAAGGACTCAAGAGTCACGACGAGCAGAGCCCGGATCCGCGGCCGGCCACGTCCGCCGAGGGCAAAGTCTGCCCCATCTGCAGCCGCACGCTGCCGTGCAGCGCCGACATGGACAAGCACCTGCGCTCGCACACGGAGGAGCGCCCTTTCATCTGCGTGGGCTGCGACAAGGGCTTCAAGTACCGCGACACGCTCAAGAAGCACCAGATCATCCACGGCCACGAGGGCGTCCGCGAGGAGGCCAGCAAAAGCACCGAGGAGATCCTGGCCCAAGCCGAGAAGAACCCGGAGAGCGCCGCCGGCGACGCCCCCGAGGCGCAGACGGCCCGCGGCAAAGCCCCCAAAGCCTGCCCGGTGTGCGCCGGCTCCTTCGACAACGTCAAGACGCTGAACCGCCACATCCAGAGCCACACGCAGGAGCGGCCCTTCCACTGCGTGCACTGCAAGAGGCGCTTCAAGCACCTGCACGGCCTCAAGCGCCACCAGATCTACGCCATCTGCCACAAGAAGACGGCCCGCTGCCCCTGGAAGAAGGAGGCCAAGGCCGGGCCCAGCCACGGCGACGGCCAGCAGCTCCAGATCCCCGTCTGGTGCTCCAACTGCGGCAAGCACTTTGAGGTCCTGTCGGCGCTCAAGGAGCACCAGGAGAAGGTGTGCAAGGCGGACCTGCGCGATGTCATGACCTGCGGCGCCTGTGGCAAGGAGTTCAAGAGCCTCACCATGCTCAAG GTGCACCAGAGGATCCACGACCCGCTGTACTGCAAGGAGTGCGGCAAGATCCTGGCCAGCCAGGCGGCCTTCGAGCGCCACCTGCTGATGCACCGGCCCATGGCGTGCACCATGTGCGACAAGACCTTCACGCTGATGCGCCGCCTGCGCGAGCACTACGAGAAGCAGCACGCCTTCAGCGGGCCCTACCCGTGCTCGCAGTGCGACAAGAGCTTCTCGCAGCTCTCCTACCTGGCCGTCCACCAGCGCATCCACAAGGGCGAGTTCCCCTTCGCCTGCGACTCGTGCCCCGCCCGCTTCCGCTCGTCCAACTGCCTGACGGTGCACCAGCGCAAGCACACGGGCGAGCGGCCCTTCCTGTGCTGGCAGTGCGGCAAGTGCTACCGCTCGGCCTCGGAGCTCACCGTGCACATGGGCACGCACTCGGAGGCGCGGCCGTGGGCCTGCGCCCAGTGCCCGGCCGCCTACCGCACCAAGCAGCAGCTGGGCAACCACGTGGCGCAGGTGCACGTGGGCGTGCGCTACCCCTGCGCCAGCTGCGGCAAGCAGTTCATGAAGGAGACCTCGCTCAAGCGCCACGAGCTCATCCACACGGGCGAGCGGCCGTACCAGTGCACGGTGTGCGGCAAGACCTTCCTCACCGCCAACGAGCTGCGGCTGCACACCCGCTACCACACGGGCGAGCGGCCGTACAAGTGCGACGTGTGCGGCAAGGCCTTCATCCAGTCGGGCTACCTCAAGTCGCACGTGCGCATCCACACGGGCGAGAAGCCCTTCAAATGCGACGTGTGCGGCAAGGCCTTCCGCATGTCCTACCACATGAAGAAGCACCGGCGCACGCACGCCACCAAGGCGGCCAAGACGGCCAAGGTCAAGACCTACGCTTGCGACCGCTGCGACCTGGCCTTCCTGCACAAGAAGGCGCTGTGGGAGCACGCCGCCGCACACCCCGTCAAGATGGAGCAAACATTCGCCCAAGTCAGGATCGAGTTCCAGTGA
- the igf1 gene encoding insulin-like growth factor I isoform X1, translating to MSCALSSPCWHLWDVLKSAMCCWMSRSHTLSLLLCVLSLTPAASGARPETLCGAELVDTLQFVCGERGFYFSKPTGYGPNARRSRGIVDECCFQSCELRRLEMYCAPAKTGKAARSVRAQRHTDAPRAAKPAAAAGHKADKSSERRAPAQTDKTKNKKRPLAAAAAAGHAHSAFKEAHPKNSSRGHAAGRNYRM from the exons ATGTCCTGCGCTCTTTCCTCCCCCTGTTGGCATTTATGGGACGTCCTCAAG AGTGCGATGTGCTGCTGGATGTCCCGTAGCCACACCCTCTCACTACTGCTGTGCGTCCTCAGCCTGACTCCGGCGGCTTCAGGGGCGCGGCCAGAGACGCTGTGCGGGGCGGAGCTGGTCGACACGCTGCAGTTCGTGTGCGGAGAGAGGGGCTTTTATTTCA GCAAGCCCACGGGCTACGGCCCCAACGCCCGGCGCTCGCGGGGCATCGTGGACGAGTGCTGCTTCCAGAGTTGCGAGTTGCGGCGGCTGGAGATGTACTGCGCCCCCGCGAAGACCGGCAAGGCCGCCCGCTCGGTGCGCGCCCAGCGCCACACGGACGCGCCGCGGGCCGCcaagcccgccgccgccgccggacaCAAGGCCGACAAGAGCTCGGAGCGACGGGCGCCCGCCCAGACGgataagacaaaaaacaagaag AGACCgttagccgccgccgccgccgccggacaCGCTCACTCAGCCTTTAAG GAAGCGCATCCCAAAAACTCAAGTCGAGGTCACGCCGCAGGCCGAAACTACCGAATGTAG
- the igf1 gene encoding insulin-like growth factor I isoform X2, producing the protein MCCWMSRSHTLSLLLCVLSLTPAASGARPETLCGAELVDTLQFVCGERGFYFSKPTGYGPNARRSRGIVDECCFQSCELRRLEMYCAPAKTGKAARSVRAQRHTDAPRAAKPAAAAGHKADKSSERRAPAQTDKTKNKKRPLAAAAAAGHAHSAFKEAHPKNSSRGHAAGRNYRM; encoded by the exons ATGTGCTGCTGGATGTCCCGTAGCCACACCCTCTCACTACTGCTGTGCGTCCTCAGCCTGACTCCGGCGGCTTCAGGGGCGCGGCCAGAGACGCTGTGCGGGGCGGAGCTGGTCGACACGCTGCAGTTCGTGTGCGGAGAGAGGGGCTTTTATTTCA GCAAGCCCACGGGCTACGGCCCCAACGCCCGGCGCTCGCGGGGCATCGTGGACGAGTGCTGCTTCCAGAGTTGCGAGTTGCGGCGGCTGGAGATGTACTGCGCCCCCGCGAAGACCGGCAAGGCCGCCCGCTCGGTGCGCGCCCAGCGCCACACGGACGCGCCGCGGGCCGCcaagcccgccgccgccgccggacaCAAGGCCGACAAGAGCTCGGAGCGACGGGCGCCCGCCCAGACGgataagacaaaaaacaagaag AGACCgttagccgccgccgccgccgccggacaCGCTCACTCAGCCTTTAAG GAAGCGCATCCCAAAAACTCAAGTCGAGGTCACGCCGCAGGCCGAAACTACCGAATGTAG
- the pmch gene encoding pro-MCH — MSSVHRVLLALLLLSNMNRRAVAVATDDGMSLPMGDNSVAATGALGTNLVWDVADEDEGPKLLLLADKRRRGSHFRGLHRRLPVMDEPRWSQNAAAERLERRDNENDIDMLRCMIGRVYRPCWGAS; from the exons ATGTCTTCCGTTCACCGCGTGCTTCTGGCTCTGTTGCTCCTCTCCAACATGAACCGGCGAGCGGTCGCCGTCGCTACCGACGATGGAATGAGTCTGCCGATGGGGGACAATAGCGTCGCCGCCACCGGCGCCCTCGGGACCAACTTGGTGTGGGACGTCGCGGATGAAGATGAAGGCCCCAAATTGCTCCTGCTGGCG GACAAGAGGCGGAGAGGATCGCATTTTCGAGGTCTCCACCGGCGACTTCCCGTGATGGACGAGCCCCGCTGGAGCCAAAATGCGGCGGCAGAGAGACTCGAGCGCAGGGACAACGAAAACGACATTGACA TGTTGCGCTGCATGATCGGACGAGTGTACCGACCCTGCTGGGGAGCGTCGTGA
- the parpbp gene encoding PCNA-interacting partner: MKAVGERLKQMMRLFRRESHRLLESERTTVYGADAMLMVLQLVMAQVNKQEGGEFRVALSDVLLAWKRLLVDKLDLRPPDGQAVRRQSGDVIPEAYEAFLKRSNAVDLVHVLAMCQGLQNPEELVSPVELYEFLSGSSDVPDAPIPSTPSAASPACGWRVKSAMRRVFCSYLSLLVNAKDDLATALTLDVPDRALGRQTFTDVKRAARRSDMSLFLALTSFVRTVQLGGKGYAPAPSDPLRKHIKGLSAFVHFMDNLQDILGETPDPSVCGSKLVCAIRGVLVKACDSRDIRSAAEETASQLKEEICKLHQIQKDDAVGSGISPARPKARFTAYGGRDTLKVLLALLDQEAATPPCSNKADLLSEDQPVLNGTEATSVLALFRSPEVSTGSSPEPLKKRARSHLALLKPKMGPRAIRSQFACTYQEDEEPALNRVLLFPSSSQVPTCVHPAPKPKSGPAAKPSETIAALAPRSVNSDPVRAAGSDSAVEKTTKKRRRADVGTENEAPKKKQPLKTTKKTKMITGQATLTSFFRVSNHQ, encoded by the exons ATGAAAGCTGTAGGAGAGCGTTTGAAGCAGATGATGAGACTCTTTAGGCGAGAGAGCCATCGCTTGCTGGAATCCGAGAGAACCACCGTGTATGGGGCCGACGCCATGCTGATGGTGCTGCAGCTGGTCATGGCCCAAGTCAACAAGCAG GAAGGCGGCGAGTTCCGAGTGGCCCTCAGCGACGTCCTGCTGGCGTGGAAGCGCTTGCTGGTGGACAAACTCGACCTGCGGCCCCCGGACGGGCAGGCGGTGCGGCGCCAAAGCGGTGATGTCATCCCGGAGGCGTACGAGGCCTTCCTGAAGCGCTCCAACGCTGTGGATCTGGTCCACGTGCTGGCCATGTGCCAGGGGCTCCAGAACCCCGAGGAGCTGGTCAGTCCT GTCGAGCTATACGAGTTCCTGTCAGGCAGCTCGGATGTCCCGGACGCTCCCATCCCGTCAACACCGTCGGCTGCCAGCCCGGCGTGCGGTTGGCGTGTGAAATCTGCAATGAGAAGAGTGTTCTGCTCCTACCTGAGCTTGCTGGTCAACGCCAAGGACGACCTGGCCACGGCGCTGACTCTGGACGTCCCCGATCGAGCGCTGGGAAGACAGACGTTCACCGACGTGAAGCGTGCGGCGCGCCGGAGCGACATGTCGCTCTTCTTG GCGTTGACGTCGTTCGTGAGGACCGTCCAGCTGGGCGGCAAGGGCTACGCGCCGGCGCCCTCTGACCCGCTCAGGAAGCACATCAAGGGCCTGTCCGCCTTCGTCCACTTCATGGACAACCTGCAGGACATCCTGGGGGAGACGCCTGACCCCAG CGTGTGTGGGTCGAAGCTGGTATGTGCCATCCGCGGGGTTCTGGTGAAGGCTTGTGACTCCAGAGACATCCGCTCCGCCGCAGAGGAGACGGCAAGCCAGCTGAAGGAGGAAATCTGCAAACTGCACCAAATCCAGAAAGATGATGCAGTTGGGAGCGGGATCAGCCCTGCCAGG CCAAAGGCGCGGTTCACGGCGTACGGCGGCCGAGATACGCTGAAGGTTCTGCTGGCTCTGCTGGACCAAGAAGCCGCGACGCCGCCTTGCTCTAACAAGGCCGACTTGCTGTCCGAGGACCAGCCCGTGCTCAACGGGACCGAAGCCACCTCCGTTCTCGCCTTGTTCAG GTCCCCTGAAGTGTCCACCGGATCTTCCCCAGAGCCCCTGAAGAAGCGAGCCCGGAGCCACCTGGCCCTGCTCAAACCCAAG ATGGGACCCCGAGCAATCCGATCCCAGTTTGCTTGCACCTACCAGGAGGACGAAGAACCGGCCCTCAATCGTGTTCTGCTCTTCCCGAGCTCCAGCCAAGTGCCCACCTGCGTGCACCCGGCACCCAAACCCAAAAGCGGACCCGCAG CGAAACCTTCCGAGACAATCGCCGCCTTGGCTCCCAGGAGCGTGAACTCTGACCCGGTCCGAGCTGCCGGTTCAGACAGCGCAGTTGAAAAGACGACAAAGAAAAGGAGGCGGGCTGACGTGGGAACGGAGAACGAAGCTCCGAAGAAGAAGCAGCCGCTGAAaaccaccaagaagaccaagatGATCACAGGACAGGCCACGCTCACCAGCTTCTTCAGAGTTTCGAACCACCAGTGA